From a region of the Leishmania donovani BPK282A1 complete genome, chromosome 24 genome:
- a CDS encoding ubiquitin hydrolase, putative, giving the protein MDVAHNRSLGFAGKEILFRKIEFERYRKPHVVEYPRSAVVLNPQHTRQLRDAMCTQRQGVEHNSSDADDGDQGEAPRRYSDSDDDDDDDPQRVDKATQLCSDAQFRGSLHLCWQAITPVGLGLMNLGNTCFANSVLQALAHTPAVAQYFMNTFRSADSQLGAPFDFAFALAETFRKMQHAPQQGRTGGGGAYRPGQIMSNLRLLSKHFSIGRQSDAHEFAVQLLFSCQKSLLHRLVGSKKVHPRVAHTTALHRICGGYLLSQVTWSRQEEIQQLLRAGKQQEAMDLKMEAKQAEGKRAQRASRHGLDPQTLCSNTYDPFTILSVELAGHTLQHCLDKFCAVEELDGRSYLSPRQVGVRAKKKLSIHVPPPVFVIHVKRFTPSGSKINKHVLFPLELDITRYCTLLSSSSSPPPPPNHLQPHNGMSSPATTKRADCQYELNAVCVHEGRSIDYGHYYTLAKAPNGMWYEFNDSHVSRLSEDQLQQAQVYMLFYSRKPTVAAEMMQPPHQQQHNIRGSAPASVSSSAASKLGAMTAVEEDGAVGQELSESEVQVLLEKRRAVQRQAGSLNGCRSSSSATAAEKPQLLSNTSGDSDDEGHAVEPTSLSSSKSARAQTFKRMQEALPTDSDSNSDDEKQDRAYVLRLPAQLNGCTVQDSHIEADVAPQPSRRDDEHDAPADGEAPLKLAKVSLYGGIIKSMKRMLKDGADGGASTDTTAPQQQRKSPNFRVGRNAVQALHQRKVLNTPETVRRPASAPKFQQRIRDPMWEMEMDRGKVKKVKSKEKAPDPFEGVNPFQEVSRGMFDVRGRRRRA; this is encoded by the coding sequence ATGGACGTCGCACATAATCGATCGCTCGGGTTCGCCGGGAAGGAGATCTTGTTCCGCAAGATCGAGTTTGAGCGCTATCGGAAACCGCACGTCGTGGAATACCCCCGTAGCGCCGTTGTCCTCAACCCGCAGCACACACGTCAGCTCCGCGATGCGATGtgcacgcagcggcagggtGTCGaacacaacagcagcgacgcagacgacggcgaccaGGGGGAGGCGCCCCGCAGATACTCGGacagcgacgatgacgacgacgatgaccCGCAGCGCGTCGACAAGGCGACACAGCTGTGCTCCGACGCGCAGTTTCGCGGCAGCCTACACTTGTGCTGGCAGGCCATCACACCTGTTGGACTGGGGCTCATGAATCTTGGCAACACGTGCTTCGCGAACAGCGTGCTGCAAGCACTGGCCCATACCCCGGCGGTGGCACAGTACTTCATGAACACGTTTCGCTCAGCAGACAGCCAGCTTGGTGCCCCCTTCGACTTTGCCTTCGCCCTTGCCGAGACGTTTCGCAAGATGCAGCACGCGCCACAGCAGGGCCgaaccggcggcggcggtgcgtaCCGACCTGGGCAGATCATGAGCAACCTCCGTCTGCTCTCAAAGCACTTCTCCATTGGGCGGCAGAGCGACGCGCATGAGTTTGCGGTGCAACTTCTCTTTTCGTGTCAGAAAtccctgctgcaccgccttgtCGGTTCCAAGAAGGTGCACCCACGGGTGGCGCACACCACCGCGCTTCACCGCATCTGCGGCGGCTACCTGCTCTCACAGGTGACGTGGTCGCGCCAGGAAGAGATTCAGCAGTTGCTGCGCGCCGGcaagcagcaggaggcgatGGATCTCAAGATGGAGGCAAAGCAAGCAGAGGGGAAGCGGGCACAGCGTGCCTCACGGCACGGCCTTGACCCTCAGACCCTGTGCTCCAACACCTACGACCCCTTTACGATTCTCTCGGTGGAGTTAGCGGGgcacacgctgcagcactgcctTGACAAGTTCTGCGCGGTCGAGGAACTCGATGGCCGCTCTTACCTGTCCCCACGCCAGgtcggtgtgcgcgcgaAGAAAAAGCTAAGCATCCACGTCCCGCCGCCCGTGTTCGTCATCCACGTGAAGCGCTTTACCCCCTCCGGCAGCAAAATTAACAAGCACGTGCTGTTCCCGCTAGAGCTGGACATTACCCGCTACTGCACCCTactgtcgtcgtcgtcatcgccgccgccgccgccgaatcACCTGCAGCCGCACAATGGTATGTCCTCCCCAGCGACAACGAAGAGAGCCGATTGCCAGTACGAGCTCAACGCCGTATGCGTTCACGAGGGACGTTCCATTGACTACGGCCACTACTACACCCTGGCCAAGGCCCCTAATGGCATGTGGTACGAGTTCAACGACAGCCATGTTAGTCGTCTTTCGGAGGACCAGCTGCAACAGGCACAGGTGTACATGCTCTTCTACTCCCGAAAGCCCACGGTCGCCGCTGAGATGATGCAGCcgccgcatcagcagcagcacaacatccgcggcagcgcaccggcCTCTGTgtcttcctccgccgcctccaagCTCGGCGCGATGACAGCAGTGGAAGAGGACGGCGCTGTTGGGCAAGAGCTGAGCGAGTCGGAGGTGCAGGTACTACTGGAGAAACGCCGCGCTGTGCAACGGCAGGCGGGCAGTTTAAACGGGTGtcgctcttcctcgtctGCGACGGCTGCAGAGAAGCCGCAACTCCTGTCCAACACTTCTggcgacagcgatgacgagGGTCACGCCGTCGAGCCCACGTCTTTGTCGTCGAGCAAGTCTGCCCGGGCGCAGACCTTCAAGCGCATGCAAGAGGCGCTTCCAACGGACTCGgacagcaacagcgacgacgaAAAGCAGGACCGCGCATATGTACTCCGGCTGCCGGCACAGCTGAACGGATGCACAGTGCAGGACAGCCACATCGAGGCAGACGTAGCGCCACAACCCTCACGGCGAGATGACGAGCACGACGCACCGGCGGACGGCGAGGCGCCGCTCAAGCTGGCCAAGGTTTCACTGTATGGTGGCATCATTAAGTCGATGAAGCGCATGTTGaaggacggcgccgacggtggTGCGTCCACCgacacgacggcgccgcagcagcagcggaagagcCCAAACTTTCGGGTTGGCCGGAACGCCGTGCAAGCACTGCATCAGCGCAAGGTGCTCAACACCCCTGAGACGGTGCGACGACCGGCATCTGCACCCAAGttccagcagcgcatccgtGATCCCATGTGGGAGATGGAGATGGACCGCGGCAAGGTGAAGAAGGTCAAGTCTaaggagaaggcgccggATCCGTTTGAAGGCGTCAACCCCTTCCAGGAAGTGTCGCGAGGCATGTTCGACGTTcgtggacggcggcgtcgggcGTAG
- a CDS encoding ATPase subunit 9, putative, which produces MMRRAIAQPVARRAAAASSALVVAPRQASTVALSVQGLHYVGTGLAAIALGGVGLGIGAIFGCLLIGCARQPNLTKMLFNYAILGFALTEAIGLFALMLAFLMLFS; this is translated from the coding sequence ATGATGCGCCGTGCCATTGCTCAGCCCGTCGCccgtcgcgcggcggccgcctccagtGCGCTCGTGGTTGCCCCTCGCCAGGCCTCCACTGTCGCCCTCTCCGTCCAGGGCCTGCACTACGTCGGCACCGGtctcgccgccatcgccctcGGTGGTGTTGGCTTGGGTATCGGTGCCATCTTTGGCTGCCTGCTGATAGGCTGCGCTCGCCAGCCCAACCTGACCAAGATGCTCTTCAACTACGCCATTCTCGGCTTCGCTCTGACGGAGGCCATTGGCCTGTTCGCGCTGATGCTCGCCTTCCTCATGCTCTTCTCGTAG
- a CDS encoding MCAK-like kinesin, putative — protein sequence MSSRICVAVRKRPIADPELDIVETPTPRCIVNEPKIKYDLSPYTDRHTFTFDEVFGETCNNAGVYQRCCLPLIDTVFNYGNATCFAYGQTGSGKTYTMLGSQKEPGLYAIAAREIFARANDIDAVVYVSFYEIYGRKIFDLLNNRKRLFAREDADKVINICGLSEHQVTDIQEIFDVITAGSAYRAAGQTSANAESSRSHAVLQVEVRETRSANARRAPKTIGRISFIDLAGNERGADTFDCDRKTRMEGAEINKSLLALKECIRALGMGKSHVPFRGSILTEVLRDSFTGNSRTTMISTISPSSQHCVNTLNTLRYTQRVKDLGGGGIGGGAKIEQVAGSPPGRRPAAPRRKPFEAIPAKNRPEWVSDFASDPSPDVSPSENGGYGGESDGVAAGAAPRNAAKPRGRQPSVGRSGGTPPPAAAVVKVKDPKIATIVQNHIAALESDDDDDDIDDDCCHYPRAAEGGGVMQREEERQVRKVHAYVVEEIAKAEDKLIALHRRHIDSKMTGIKEEITAIQSFEESDSVDEYVARVRVLLMKQRDDMNEILAMLNGIGSMLRDEEDLSKTLTSSVSARR from the coding sequence ATGAGCAGCCGTATCTGTGTAGCGGTGCGCAAGCGTCCCATCGCGGACCCGGAGCTGGACATCGTCGAGACGCCAACGCCGCGGTGCATCGTGAATGAGCCGAAGATAAAGTACGACCTCTCACCCTACACGGACCGGCACACCTTTACTTTCGATGAGGTGTTCGGGGAGACCTGCAACAACGCCGGCGTGTACCAGCGTTGCTGTCTGCCACTCATCGATACCGTATTCAACTACGGTAATGCCACGTGCTTTGCCTACGGGCAAACCGGATCGGGCAAGACGTACACCATGCTGGGTTCGCAGAAAGAGCCAGGGCTGTATGCCATTGCGGCGCGTGAGATCTTCGCACGCGCCAACGAcatcgacgccgtcgtcTACGTCTCTTTCTACGAAATCTACGGCCGGAAAATATTTGATCTCCTGAACAACCGAAAGCGCCTTTTCGCTCGCGAGGATGCGGACAAGGTGATCAACATTTGCGGGCTGAGCGAGCATCAGGTGACGGACATCCAGGAGATCTTCGACGTGATTACAGCGGGCAGTGCATACCGTGCGGCGGGTCAGACAAGCGCCAACGCCGAAAGTAGCCGCTCCCAcgccgtgctgcaggtggAGGTGCGAGAAACGCGGAGCGCCAACGCACGGCGTGCGCCCAAGACGATTGGTCGTATTTCCTTCATCGACTTGGCGGGTAacgagcgcggcgccgacacgTTCGACTGCGACCGCAAGACGCGAATGGAGGGTGCGGAGATCAACAAGTCTCTCCTGGCTCTGAAAGAGTGCATTCGGGCCCTCGGGATGGGCAAGAGTCACGTTCCATTTCGGGGGTCTATCTTGACCGAGGTGCTGCGAGACTCCTTCACCGGCAACAGCCGCACCACCATGATCTCCACCATTTCGCCGTCCTCGCAGCACTGCGTGAACACGCTCAACACGTTGCGCTACACCCAGCGGGTGAAGGaccttggcggcggcggcatcggtggtggtgcaaaAATTGAGCAAGTGGCCGGCAGCCCGCCAGGTCGCCggcccgctgcaccgcgccgaAAGCCCTTCGAGGCGATTCCTGCGAAGAACCGCCCGGAATGGGTGTCAGACTTCGCCTCCGACCCATCACCTGACGTGTCCCCGTCCGAGAATGGCGGCTACGGCGGCGAGAGTGACGGGGTCGCGGCAGGTGCGGCGCCGAGAAACGCCGCCAAGCCTCGCGGTCGGCAGCCGTCGGTAGGCCGTAGCGGCGGTACGCCCCCGCCGGCCGCAGCCGTGGTGAAGGTGAAAGACCCGAAAATCGCGACGATTGTGCAGAACCACATCGCCGCCCTGGAgtccgacgacgacgacgacgacatcgaCGATGACTGCTGCCACTACCCGCGCGCCgcggaaggcggcggcgtgatGCAGCGGGAGGAAGAGCGGCAGGTGCGCAAAGTGCACGCCTACGTTGTCGAGGAGATTGCAAAGGCGGAGGATAAGCTCattgcgctgcaccgccggcacaTCGACTCCAAGATGACCGGCATCAAGGAGGAGATCACGGCGATCCAGTCTTTTGAGGAATCCGACTCGGTCGACGAGTACGTGGCGCGGGTTCGGGTACTGCTGATGAAGCAGCGAGACGACATGAACGAGATCTTGGCGATGCTGAACGGCATCGGGTCGATGCTGCGCGATGAGGAGGACCTCTCCAAGACGCTCACTTCAAGCGTAAGTGcacggcgatga